The proteins below are encoded in one region of Methanosarcina barkeri 3:
- the rpsB gene encoding 30S ribosomal protein S2 produces the protein MEEIEQTGQEENNEQPLPEEDVMAEAQPAPEKEAAAKTGSVPVETEDEEPSAKEGSTSLVSIDEYLAAGVHIGTQQKTQDMMRFVYRVRTDGLYVLDIQSTDERIRVAAKLLSHYDPSRILVVSSRQYGQHPARMFSRSLGTRAMLGRFIPGLLTNPQIHGFFEPDVVIVTDPAGDAQVLKEASSIGVPVIALCDTNNLISNVDLVIPTNNKGRKALSLVYWLLAREVSRLNGTPFNYELTDFETPL, from the coding sequence ATGGAGGAAATTGAGCAGACAGGGCAGGAAGAAAATAACGAACAGCCTTTGCCTGAAGAAGATGTCATGGCTGAAGCACAACCTGCACCTGAAAAGGAAGCCGCAGCAAAAACCGGATCTGTACCTGTAGAAACAGAGGACGAAGAACCCTCTGCTAAAGAAGGTTCTACATCTCTTGTTTCTATTGACGAATACCTGGCAGCAGGTGTCCACATAGGTACCCAGCAAAAGACCCAGGATATGATGCGTTTCGTATACAGGGTCAGAACTGACGGATTATATGTACTTGACATCCAGTCAACAGACGAAAGAATAAGAGTTGCAGCAAAATTGCTGTCTCACTATGATCCTTCAAGAATCCTTGTGGTTTCTTCAAGGCAGTACGGTCAGCACCCTGCAAGGATGTTCTCCAGGTCACTGGGTACAAGAGCAATGCTTGGAAGGTTTATCCCGGGCTTACTTACAAACCCACAGATACATGGTTTCTTTGAGCCTGATGTTGTGATCGTAACCGACCCTGCAGGCGATGCACAGGTACTGAAGGAAGCGTCAAGCATCGGAGTGCCTGTTATAGCGCTCTGCGATACTAACAACCTGATTTCAAATGTGGATCTTGTAATTCCCACAAACAACAAAGGTAGAAAAGCTCTTTCCCTTGTCTACTGGCTGCTTGCAAGGGAAGTTTCCCGGCTTAATGGTACTCCCTTCAATTACGAGTTAACTGACTTCGAAACACCTCTCTGA
- a CDS encoding DNA-directed RNA polymerase subunit K: MVKEKYTRFERARIIGARALQIAMGAPVLVEDDGRLDPLNLAIEELKAGVIPITVKRKTS; the protein is encoded by the coding sequence TTGGTCAAGGAAAAGTATACCCGGTTCGAGCGTGCACGGATCATAGGTGCAAGAGCATTGCAAATTGCAATGGGAGCTCCTGTCCTTGTTGAAGATGACGGGCGGTTGGATCCTCTTAATCTTGCTATTGAAGAGTTGAAGGCCGGAGTTATTCCTATAACGGTCAAACGTAAAACCAGTTAA
- a CDS encoding mevalonate kinase: MISCSAPGKIYLFGEHAVVYGEPAIGCAIELRTHVRVELCDSIIIQSEIGRTGIDFEKHPYISAVIQKMREMVPINGVHLKVDSEIPVGSGLSSSAAVTIASIGALNEMFGCGLSLEEIAKMGHEIEIQVQGAASPTDTYVSTFGGIVTVPDRKKLKTPDCGIVIGDTGVFASTKELVINVRKLRESYPHLIEPLMVVIGRISKTAEPFFLAGDYSSIGKLMNVNQGLLDALGVNTFELSKLIYSSRGAGAFGAKSTGGGGGGCMVALTAPDKCTQVAEAIIDAGGKAIITKPTEQGLRLE; encoded by the coding sequence ATGATTTCGTGTTCCGCCCCCGGGAAAATATATCTTTTCGGAGAACATGCGGTTGTCTACGGAGAACCTGCAATAGGATGTGCAATTGAATTAAGAACCCATGTACGGGTGGAATTATGCGATTCTATAATAATTCAGTCGGAAATTGGCCGAACCGGAATTGATTTTGAAAAACACCCTTATATCTCCGCAGTCATTCAGAAAATGAGGGAAATGGTGCCAATAAACGGCGTCCATCTGAAAGTTGATTCTGAGATCCCTGTGGGCTCGGGACTTAGTTCATCTGCTGCTGTTACGATTGCAAGTATAGGTGCACTTAATGAAATGTTTGGCTGTGGCCTCTCTCTCGAAGAAATTGCTAAAATGGGACATGAAATCGAAATTCAGGTACAAGGGGCCGCGAGTCCTACTGACACTTATGTCTCTACATTCGGAGGAATCGTGACCGTTCCCGATAGGAAGAAGCTGAAGACGCCTGACTGCGGAATAGTTATCGGGGATACAGGAGTTTTCGCTTCTACAAAAGAGCTTGTAATAAATGTGAGAAAACTCCGTGAAAGTTATCCACATCTTATAGAGCCTTTAATGGTCGTCATTGGAAGAATTTCCAAGACCGCAGAGCCCTTTTTCCTTGCAGGAGATTACTCTTCAATTGGCAAACTTATGAATGTGAACCAGGGCCTTCTGGATGCACTTGGTGTAAATACTTTTGAGCTCTCTAAATTAATATACTCCTCTCGGGGAGCTGGAGCTTTCGGAGCAAAGAGTACAGGAGGTGGAGGTGGGGGATGTATGGTTGCCCTTACAGCACCTGATAAATGTACACAAGTAGCTGAAGCCATTATAGATGCAGGGGGTAAAGCAATCATAACAAAGCCCACTGAACAGGGTTTAAGGTTAGAATGA
- a CDS encoding isopentenyl phosphate kinase encodes MNVSTEPVILKLGGSVITDKAADQGVVREDSLRRIAKEVSEYRGKMIIVHGAGSFGHTYAKKYQLGKVFDPEGAIVTHESVKKLASRVVDTLNEYGVRAIAVHPMCCTICRNGRIESMYLDNIKLMLENGLVPVLHGDVVMDLELRACVLSGDQIVPYLAKELKITRLGLGSAEDGVLDNDGKTVPEITPKTFEDFKHYIRGSGSTDVTGGMLGKVQELLELSKTSCITSYIFNAGKDDNIYRFLNGEPMGTTISPDKRV; translated from the coding sequence ATGAATGTCTCAACCGAACCTGTTATCCTGAAACTTGGGGGCAGTGTCATTACTGACAAAGCCGCAGATCAAGGGGTTGTAAGAGAGGATTCTCTTCGGAGAATTGCAAAGGAAGTTTCCGAATACCGGGGAAAAATGATTATTGTACACGGTGCAGGTTCTTTTGGGCACACCTACGCTAAAAAATATCAGCTTGGCAAAGTTTTTGATCCTGAAGGAGCAATTGTAACACATGAGTCTGTCAAGAAACTTGCATCCAGAGTGGTAGACACTCTAAATGAGTATGGAGTCAGGGCTATAGCCGTACATCCGATGTGCTGTACGATTTGCAGAAACGGGCGAATCGAGAGCATGTACCTTGACAACATAAAGCTCATGCTTGAGAACGGGCTTGTTCCGGTTTTGCACGGAGATGTTGTTATGGATCTTGAACTCAGAGCGTGCGTGCTCTCAGGAGACCAGATAGTCCCCTATCTTGCAAAAGAACTCAAAATTACCCGTCTGGGGTTAGGCTCGGCTGAGGATGGAGTGCTTGATAATGACGGAAAAACCGTACCTGAAATCACCCCAAAAACTTTTGAAGATTTCAAGCATTACATAAGAGGGTCAGGAAGTACTGATGTTACCGGCGGTATGCTAGGAAAGGTTCAGGAACTTCTGGAACTCAGCAAAACATCTTGTATCACATCGTATATATTCAATGCCGGAAAAGATGATAATATATATCGGTTCTTAAATGGGGAGCCTATGGGAACCACAATCAGTCCAGACAAAAGGGTATGA
- a CDS encoding 50S ribosomal protein L18e — translation MGKKSLVKLTRKTNPRIVSLILTLKERANTNTAPIWKDIARRLEMPSRNYAAVNLSKINRHTAEDDVLLIPGKVLGAGLLDHPVTVAALTFSDSAVDKITEAGGKCLSLEEIMEANPKGSGIRIFR, via the coding sequence TTGGGTAAAAAATCACTAGTAAAACTGACAAGAAAAACAAATCCAAGAATCGTTTCCCTGATTCTTACCCTGAAAGAGAGGGCAAATACAAACACTGCCCCCATCTGGAAGGATATCGCGAGACGTCTTGAGATGCCGTCCCGAAACTATGCGGCTGTGAATTTGAGTAAAATTAACAGGCACACGGCAGAGGACGATGTTCTGCTTATTCCAGGAAAAGTTCTGGGCGCAGGTCTTCTTGACCACCCTGTAACTGTTGCGGCTCTAACCTTCAGTGACTCTGCAGTTGATAAGATCACTGAAGCCGGTGGCAAGTGCCTGAGTCTCGAAGAGATAATGGAAGCAAATCCAAAAGGGTCCGGTATCCGGATTTTCCGCTGA
- a CDS encoding RNase J family beta-CASP ribonuclease: protein MTEIGIVAVGGYNEMGRNMTAVIIGEDIIILDMGLRLDRVQIHEDVEIDKMHSLELIEMGAIPDDTIMKEINGTVRAIVCTHGHLDHIGAIPKLAHRYNAPIISTPYTTALIKQQIEAERKFEVCNRVIPLNAGGTYHVTEDISIEFINVQHSIIDCVLAAVHTPIGAVLYACDFKLDRTPTMGEAPDFERLKTLGKEGVIAMIVESTNAGRSGKTPSEQIAKDMVRDVLLGTEESEVGMVITTFASHIPRLKAIIEAAGEMGRIPVLLGRSMERYVGAARDLGYLELPSNVEMHGQRKDVDRALKRIIQEGKNKYLPIVTGHQGEPGSILVRIANGETPYTIEPGDRVIFSANVIPSPMTQANRYALETKLKMRGARIYDNVHVSGHAYREDHWELLRMVNPEHVIPAHGDMEMHGHYIEMAEDAGYVLGDTVHLLRNGEVLYIEE from the coding sequence ATGACTGAAATAGGAATTGTTGCAGTCGGCGGTTACAATGAGATGGGCCGCAACATGACTGCAGTTATTATAGGTGAAGATATCATCATTCTGGATATGGGACTGCGTCTAGATAGGGTTCAGATCCATGAGGATGTTGAAATTGATAAAATGCATTCTCTCGAACTTATCGAGATGGGAGCAATTCCTGATGATACTATCATGAAAGAAATAAACGGAACTGTCCGGGCAATTGTCTGTACTCACGGGCACCTTGACCATATAGGGGCAATTCCGAAACTTGCTCATAGGTATAACGCTCCAATCATTTCTACACCTTATACAACGGCCCTTATCAAGCAGCAGATCGAGGCCGAACGTAAGTTTGAGGTTTGTAACAGGGTTATTCCGCTGAATGCGGGTGGAACTTACCATGTTACGGAAGATATTTCCATTGAGTTCATCAATGTCCAGCATAGTATTATTGACTGTGTGCTTGCAGCAGTTCACACTCCAATTGGAGCGGTCCTTTATGCCTGCGACTTTAAGCTGGACCGCACTCCGACAATGGGTGAAGCTCCTGACTTCGAGCGCCTTAAAACTCTCGGGAAGGAAGGAGTTATCGCAATGATTGTAGAGAGCACGAATGCCGGACGTTCGGGGAAAACTCCATCGGAACAAATCGCAAAGGATATGGTCAGGGATGTACTTCTTGGAACAGAAGAGTCCGAAGTAGGGATGGTTATCACTACTTTTGCTTCCCATATTCCCAGACTAAAAGCAATTATTGAAGCGGCTGGGGAAATGGGCAGGATTCCTGTGCTCCTGGGACGCTCAATGGAACGTTACGTCGGGGCTGCTAGAGACCTTGGCTATCTGGAATTGCCTTCCAATGTCGAGATGCACGGCCAGAGGAAGGATGTAGATAGAGCTCTTAAACGCATTATCCAGGAAGGAAAGAACAAGTACCTTCCAATCGTCACCGGACACCAGGGGGAGCCAGGCTCCATACTTGTGCGCATTGCAAACGGGGAAACTCCGTATACAATTGAGCCAGGAGACAGAGTTATTTTCTCTGCAAATGTGATCCCGAGCCCAATGACTCAGGCCAACCGCTATGCCCTTGAGACCAAGCTCAAAATGCGGGGCGCCAGGATTTATGACAATGTGCATGTATCAGGGCACGCATACAGGGAAGATCATTGGGAACTCCTGCGTATGGTAAATCCTGAGCATGTAATCCCTGCCCATGGAGATATGGAGATGCACGGACACTACATCGAGATGGCGGAAGATGCCGGGTATGTACTTGGAGACACAGTACACCTCCTCAGAAACGGTGAAGTGTTATATATAGAAGAATAA
- a CDS encoding 30S ribosomal protein S9, with protein MVKVVNSSGKHKTATARATVTKGTGKVRINKVPLELYKPELVMMKISEPLLIAGDEVVSGLDINVDVRGGGIIGQANAVRTAVARGIVEWTNDTIIRDNFASYDRNLLVSDSRQKESKNFGGPGARAKYQKSYR; from the coding sequence ATGGTCAAAGTAGTTAATTCATCTGGAAAGCACAAGACTGCAACTGCACGTGCAACAGTCACAAAAGGAACCGGGAAGGTCAGGATCAACAAAGTTCCGCTCGAGCTATATAAACCAGAGCTTGTAATGATGAAGATCTCAGAACCTCTGCTGATCGCAGGAGACGAGGTGGTGTCCGGGCTTGACATTAACGTAGATGTCCGGGGCGGCGGAATTATCGGACAGGCTAATGCGGTAAGGACTGCAGTTGCCAGAGGTATTGTGGAATGGACAAATGACACAATTATCAGAGATAACTTCGCAAGTTACGACCGCAATTTACTTGTAAGCGATTCCAGACAGAAAGAATCAAAGAACTTCGGTGGACCCGGAGCAAGGGCTAAATACCAGAAATCTTACAGGTAA
- a CDS encoding 50S ribosomal protein L13, giving the protein MTVIDANGLILGRLASTVAKQLLSGDEEIYIVNAEKAVISGSRATTLKEYRETRERGATEFGPYFPKRPDRILKRTIRGMLPYKRARGRDAMSRLKVYVGVPSELKGTETITIADADMRLLSSSKYIELGEVSQKMGSKF; this is encoded by the coding sequence ATGACGGTTATCGATGCAAATGGGCTTATTCTAGGACGTCTTGCAAGTACAGTTGCAAAACAGTTGCTTTCAGGAGACGAAGAGATATATATTGTAAATGCTGAAAAAGCCGTAATTTCTGGCTCAAGGGCGACCACCCTCAAAGAATACCGGGAAACCCGGGAGAGAGGTGCTACCGAATTCGGGCCTTACTTCCCGAAGCGTCCGGATCGCATCCTTAAGAGGACTATCCGTGGCATGCTGCCCTATAAAAGAGCAAGAGGTAGGGATGCAATGTCCAGACTCAAGGTCTATGTAGGTGTTCCCTCTGAACTCAAGGGCACTGAAACAATCACAATTGCAGATGCCGATATGAGGCTTCTAAGCTCCAGTAAATATATTGAACTTGGTGAAGTGAGCCAGAAAATGGGTTCAAAATTTTAA
- a CDS encoding MEMO1 family protein: protein MRQPAVAGQFYPLRPENLEKELKQCFEGLEIRERDILGAVCPHAGYVYSGRVAAYVYAALSKADTYVLFGPNHTGYGSPVSVSIDTWKTPLGSLEVDRELAEGLSGSIIDMDELGHRYEHSIEVQLPFLQYRFDHDFRILPICLGMQDEETATEVGSLIANLVSKSGKKVTFIASSDFTHYQPANLARKTDEEIIEAILNLDVSGIYESLYRRNASVCGYGPISAMLTASKKLGATRAELLKYSNSGEVSGDMNAVVGYAAIVVE, encoded by the coding sequence ATGAGACAGCCAGCAGTTGCAGGGCAGTTCTATCCCCTGCGTCCTGAAAATCTGGAGAAAGAACTTAAGCAATGTTTTGAGGGTCTGGAGATCCGGGAAAGGGATATCCTGGGAGCAGTTTGCCCGCATGCAGGATATGTCTATTCAGGGAGAGTTGCTGCATACGTTTATGCAGCTCTTTCCAAAGCCGACACATATGTCCTTTTTGGTCCCAATCATACGGGATATGGTTCTCCGGTATCAGTATCCATAGATACCTGGAAAACTCCTCTGGGATCTCTCGAGGTTGATCGAGAACTTGCAGAAGGGTTATCCGGAAGTATTATTGATATGGATGAGCTTGGGCACCGATACGAGCATTCGATCGAAGTTCAGCTTCCTTTCCTTCAATACCGCTTCGATCATGATTTCAGGATTCTTCCTATTTGCCTGGGTATGCAGGATGAAGAGACCGCAACTGAAGTGGGATCCCTTATTGCTAACCTTGTTTCAAAAAGTGGGAAGAAAGTGACCTTCATTGCATCCAGCGATTTTACTCATTATCAGCCTGCAAACCTTGCAAGGAAAACGGATGAAGAAATTATAGAAGCTATCCTTAATCTGGATGTTTCGGGGATCTATGAAAGTTTATATAGAAGAAATGCATCCGTATGCGGATACGGCCCTATTTCTGCGATGCTAACAGCCTCAAAGAAGCTTGGTGCAACTCGGGCTGAACTGCTTAAATACTCAAATAGTGGGGAGGTTTCCGGAGATATGAATGCAGTTGTAGGATATGCTGCAATTGTTGTGGAGTAA
- the fni gene encoding type 2 isopentenyl-diphosphate Delta-isomerase, with translation MINTTSKRKIEHLKLCAESPVESRKVSAGFEDVTLIHRALPELNMDKLDLSIDLLGKRLQAPFLIASITGGHPDTTPVNAALAAAAEELGLGIGVGSQRAAFDDPAQEESFRIVREKAPSAFVYANVGAAQIRQYGVDGVEKLIDMIDADALAIHLNFLQEAIQPEGDRDATGCLDMIKEICSVLNTPVIVKETGAGISREDALLLQKAGVSAIDVGGAGGTSWAGVEVYRARKSGDSASEYLGELLWDFGIPTVASIIESRVSLPIIATGGIRTGIDIAKSIALGASAASAALPFVGPALEGKESVVKVLSRMLDELRIAMFLCGCANIQDLRNAPVVVTGRTLEYLGQRGFNVKDYAIAGDSF, from the coding sequence ATGATTAACACGACCTCAAAGCGAAAGATCGAACATTTGAAATTATGTGCTGAAAGCCCGGTTGAGTCCCGAAAAGTCAGTGCTGGCTTTGAGGACGTGACCTTGATCCACAGGGCGCTTCCGGAACTCAATATGGATAAACTGGACCTGTCTATAGACCTTCTTGGGAAACGCCTGCAAGCTCCCTTTTTGATCGCTTCGATTACTGGAGGTCACCCTGACACTACTCCTGTAAATGCTGCACTTGCCGCTGCGGCTGAAGAGCTGGGACTAGGAATCGGAGTTGGAAGCCAGAGAGCTGCATTTGATGATCCTGCTCAGGAAGAATCTTTCAGGATTGTTAGAGAAAAAGCCCCGAGTGCTTTTGTATACGCAAATGTGGGTGCTGCCCAAATTCGTCAGTATGGGGTCGATGGTGTTGAGAAACTTATAGATATGATCGATGCCGATGCCCTTGCCATCCACCTTAACTTCTTACAGGAAGCCATCCAGCCAGAAGGGGATAGGGATGCCACTGGTTGCCTTGATATGATAAAAGAGATCTGCTCAGTACTGAACACGCCAGTAATTGTTAAAGAAACAGGAGCTGGGATCTCAAGAGAAGATGCCCTCCTCCTTCAGAAGGCAGGTGTGTCTGCAATTGATGTCGGAGGTGCGGGAGGCACAAGTTGGGCAGGCGTCGAGGTATACCGAGCAAGGAAAAGTGGAGATTCTGCTTCCGAATACCTTGGGGAACTGCTCTGGGACTTTGGAATTCCAACAGTTGCCAGCATTATTGAGTCCAGGGTTTCTCTTCCAATCATTGCAACCGGTGGGATCAGGACAGGAATAGATATCGCAAAATCTATTGCTCTCGGAGCCAGTGCGGCAAGTGCGGCCCTGCCTTTTGTAGGTCCTGCTCTTGAAGGAAAAGAATCTGTTGTCAAAGTCCTTTCCCGCATGCTTGATGAACTCAGGATTGCGATGTTTCTCTGCGGCTGTGCAAACATACAGGATCTGCGTAACGCACCTGTAGTTGTTACTGGCCGGACCCTTGAATACCTGGGCCAGCGTGGCTTTAACGTAAAAGACTATGCCATAGCAGGAGACTCTTTCTGA
- a CDS encoding DNA-directed RNA polymerase subunit N, protein MIPVRCFSCGKVISNYWDEYKRRVSDGENAAAVLDDLGITRYCCRRMLLSHVELVDVLSPYQ, encoded by the coding sequence ATGATCCCAGTCCGATGTTTCTCATGTGGAAAAGTAATCTCAAACTATTGGGATGAGTACAAAAGACGTGTCAGTGATGGCGAAAACGCTGCCGCAGTGCTGGATGATCTTGGGATCACCCGTTACTGCTGTCGCAGAATGCTGTTAAGTCATGTTGAACTCGTTGATGTGCTTTCGCCATACCAGTAA